The following DNA comes from Flavisolibacter ginsenosidimutans.
CCCGCTCCTGAAACGGATAAGGCAAAAAGTTTCGTTTGCGTTCAGCGGTTGGCCGTCCAAAGCGCCGCATGTCTTCCAACTTTAATCCGCTCATGAAAAGCTCGATGCTGCGTTGCTTGTAGATCTGATCCAGGATTTGCTGCTGCGATAATGGACCCACCAATGGCGGCAAGCCTGCACCGACGCCAAACGGATCAGCGGACGGCTGCTTGGTTATCACTTTATTTAATTCAATCAATGCATTCGTCAAATCGTTTTGTCTTGCGTAAGCTTCAGCTTTAATCAGGGTTATTTCGCCGGGCAAATAAATCGGGAAAGGGGTTACGGTTCCCGAACCAAAGCCCGCAATCTTCGAGGCGTAAGCCGTGGTGGTATAAAAAGGCAAACGCTTGTCCGATGGATCGGGTTGCAAGCCGGCAGGCAAGCCAAGCGTGTTCACATCGCCAATGGCGTAAACGTTGTTGGTGGAGGTGGACGTTTCAAAAATCGGGTTCAGGTTCACAGTCGAAAAGTTGAACACCGATTTCTTAGTGAGGTCAACGGCATTGGCCGCAGTAAGGGCCTGTGCATAGTTGCCAACGAAAAGCGAGTAGCGGGCTTTCAACGCATACAAGGTGTTTACGATGTCAATGCCGGTGGGAATGTTTGCAAGAAAGGCAGCAGAAATGGCGTTTGCATTTACAGCACTCAAGGCAGCGTCTATGGCGGCAATTGCGCGGTTATAACCGTCTGTGCGATCGGCAAAGCTTACACCCGTTCCGGTTGACGTTGGAACCTTTTCCCAAAACATTGCCAGGTCGCCTAAGGCAAGGGCTTTGAAAATAGTCGTGTAGGCAATCAATCCGCTTGCATAGTTTTTGTCGCCCAAAGCTGCCGCGCCGCTCAACACTCTATCCGCATCGTACAAAATTTTATTGCTCGATGTCCACAAGCCGCCGAGCAAAGTATTGGTTCCGTCCACGCTTCCGCCGCCGGTTTGCAATTGCGCTTCGCCGGTGTTGCCAACGTTCAATACAATAAGTTCATTTGTCAGCAAGCCGTTTATGGCGGTGCGGTTGTAAAGCGAGCTGGCACGGCCTGCCGTGTAAACGCGTTGCAATCCAATGGCGACACCGGTAAGGCTTTGTGAAGAACCAAATACCTGCGCATCGGTAGCCGCGTTAGGATTTACGTAATCTTTTTTGCAGGCGGTTTGCGCAAGTAGGGTGAGCAGCATTCCGCAGTATATAATCCGTTTCATGTTTTTGTTTTAATTGGTAAGCGAATTGAATTAAAAACGAGCCGTAACGCCAAGCTTGTAAGTGCGGGGAATGGGCACGCCGCCAAAGTCAATGCCGCGCAGCAACGTGCTTTGCCCGCCTGCGTTTAATTCAGGATCGTAGCCTTTGTATTTGTCCCATGAAACCAGGTTGCGACCACTAAGACTGATGCTCAGATCTTCCAAAAATTTTACTTTGCCAATGGAATAGCTCACCGACACTTCGCGCAGTTTTACAAAAGAACCGTCGTCAACACGCCATTGTTCAACGGCGTAAATGCCGGCGATGTATCCACGCGGCACTTGTCCGAGGTCTTCCTGTTCGGCAACTTTTCCGTTGCCAACACCTTGTCTTGTTCTAAAGTCGGCGTTGAAAACATCCACGCCTTGCACAGCATCCAATTGAATGCGCAAGCCGAGTTCTTTGTAGGTCAGTTCATTCACCAAAGAGCCGGTCCATTTCGGATTTGGATCGCCAATAACCTTGCGAAGCGTGGTACCGGTTGGCTGGCCGTTGTTGTCACGTTGCGGTGTATAAAAGAAGGGACTGTTTGGATGAAGCGCATCGCCTTGAACGCCTTTTTCAATTTGCGGTATGCCGGTTGAACTCTTTACCTGATTGCCGCTGTTGTCAACGGCAAAGAACGTTCCGTAAAACACGCCAACGGGATAGCCTTGCAACAAAGCAACAGGAGCGCCGCCGTTGGTCGAATAAAGAATCAACGACTGACCAACGTTTGTAACCTTGTTCCGGTTGCGGTTAAAGATGGCCGTAGCATTCCAGCTAAAATTCTTTTTTGCAATCGGTTGTCCGTTTAAAACAACTTCAACGCCGGTATTTTCGAGAGAGCCGATGTTGTCGAGCAAACTGGAGAAACCGTTCGTTGGTGCAATCAATCGAGGGAACAACAAATCCTGTACTTTCTTTTTGTACCAGTTAAACTGAAGACCGAGGCGGCTTCCGAAGAAAGACATATCGGTACCAATCTCCAGTTCCTTTTGACGCTCGGGCTTTACGTTTTCGTTGGCAAGCTGCGTGCTTGAATTCAAAGCCGTGCGGGTTAAATATGCGTTCGAGGTGTAAACGTTTGTTCTGGCGTAAGCGCCAATGCCGGTAAGGTTTCCGCTTTCGCCGTAAGCTGCGCGAAGCTTGAAGGTGTTCCACCACGCCATGTTCTTTCGCCAGTATTCCGATTCGGAAACAATGTAGCTGCCGCTGGCTTTGTAATAAACCTGGTTGCGCTGGTCTTTGCCAAAGACGGATGAGCCGTCCACTCTGACCGCGCCGGTAATAAACAGGCGGTTTTGGTATTTAAAATTCTCTTGCGCATAAACACCCGAGATAGAAAGTTCGGAACGGTCGTCCACGCTTGGCAAGATTGTGCTGGCGCCCGTTACCGTTTGCACAAAAGGACTTAAGCCGCGCCCCTGTAAAAGAGCATAGTTGTTCTTCTCG
Coding sequences within:
- a CDS encoding RagB/SusD family nutrient uptake outer membrane protein codes for the protein MKRIIYCGMLLTLLAQTACKKDYVNPNAATDAQVFGSSQSLTGVAIGLQRVYTAGRASSLYNRTAINGLLTNELIVLNVGNTGEAQLQTGGGSVDGTNTLLGGLWTSSNKILYDADRVLSGAAALGDKNYASGLIAYTTIFKALALGDLAMFWEKVPTSTGTGVSFADRTDGYNRAIAAIDAALSAVNANAISAAFLANIPTGIDIVNTLYALKARYSLFVGNYAQALTAANAVDLTKKSVFNFSTVNLNPIFETSTSTNNVYAIGDVNTLGLPAGLQPDPSDKRLPFYTTTAYASKIAGFGSGTVTPFPIYLPGEITLIKAEAYARQNDLTNALIELNKVITKQPSADPFGVGAGLPPLVGPLSQQQILDQIYKQRSIELFMSGLKLEDMRRFGRPTAERKRNFLPYPFQERDNNTNTPPDPPF